A region of Paenibacillus thiaminolyticus DNA encodes the following proteins:
- a CDS encoding phosphate/phosphite/phosphonate ABC transporter substrate-binding protein, which translates to MKKIFSVIAATVFSISLLAGCSAGGSAPTKFVIAYLPQEHDEKGQKINKDFETKLSEKLGIPVESYKATSYNAAIEAMKNGKADYALFGPFSYIVAAERAKVEPIAEMTLPSMADKPASIIIVPKDSPIQSVADLKGKTFGFVDPVSTTGHLLPKATMVKELGITPEELENGFFKDIQFAGGHDKAVLGVLRGQYDAAGTASIMPAMLEGKGVIEKDSYRVIAASESLPGTAIGIRSDLPQEIKDKVKEFLLSYNDPEFFQNIGGSPDAKFIEANDKNYDKLRETAKMLNLSPEDLLAN; encoded by the coding sequence ATGAAAAAGATCTTTTCAGTCATTGCTGCTACCGTATTCTCCATTTCCTTACTGGCAGGCTGCAGCGCCGGCGGCAGCGCACCGACCAAATTTGTCATCGCCTATTTGCCGCAAGAGCATGATGAGAAAGGGCAGAAGATCAATAAAGATTTTGAGACAAAGCTGTCCGAGAAGCTGGGTATCCCGGTCGAATCCTATAAGGCTACAAGCTATAACGCAGCCATTGAAGCCATGAAGAACGGCAAAGCCGATTACGCGCTGTTCGGTCCGTTCTCTTATATTGTTGCCGCGGAACGGGCCAAAGTCGAGCCGATCGCCGAAATGACCCTGCCGAGCATGGCCGACAAGCCGGCGTCGATTATTATTGTGCCAAAAGACTCCCCGATCCAGAGCGTCGCCGATCTGAAAGGGAAAACATTCGGATTTGTCGATCCGGTGTCCACAACAGGGCATCTGCTGCCAAAAGCGACGATGGTGAAGGAATTGGGCATTACGCCGGAGGAGCTGGAGAACGGATTTTTTAAAGATATTCAGTTCGCGGGCGGTCATGACAAGGCTGTCCTGGGGGTTCTTCGAGGGCAATATGATGCGGCCGGAACGGCTTCCATCATGCCTGCCATGCTGGAAGGCAAGGGAGTTATCGAGAAAGACTCCTATCGTGTGATCGCGGCATCCGAGTCCTTACCGGGCACCGCAATTGGCATCCGCAGCGATCTTCCGCAGGAGATCAAAGACAAGGTGAAGGAATTTTTGCTAAGCTACAACGATCCGGAGTTCTTTCAAAACATCGGCGGATCGCCGGATGCCAAGTTTATTGAGGCCAACGACAAAAACTATGACAAACTGCGCGAAACGGCCAAAATGCTCAATCTGAGCCCGGAGGATTTGCTTGCCAACTAA
- a CDS encoding ATP-binding cassette domain-containing protein produces MIRRSFQDIYEGEVIGLLGPNGAGKITLISILSTLLLPDEGEGVICGRNLVKERHEIKKLSAYDNLSFYDQGYHARASSLVGLWGNLLR; encoded by the coding sequence GTGATTAGAAGAAGTTTCCAAGACATATATGAAGGAGAAGTTATCGGGTTATTAGGACCGAATGGAGCAGGAAAAATAACCCTTATATCTATATTATCGACACTGCTGCTCCCTGATGAAGGGGAAGGAGTAATTTGCGGGCGCAATTTGGTCAAAGAGCGGCACGAAATAAAAAAGTTGTCGGCCTATGACAATCTATCCTTCTACGATCAAGGCTATCACGCGAGAGCTAGTTCTCTTGTTGGGTTATGGGGAAACCTGCTTAGATAG
- a CDS encoding Fic family protein, giving the protein MVQTTELLYNSMENKGGIMSFFDEKFKKLSLDLETVSLIGKINYYKGWLEVYEKEFPCILGNLHKAMKVQQAQDFFSMHKDLKVTSKRLKELLIYNKAPKSTIENEISCCYDTLTFIHNKCKYSTIDPSFILETHFQLFKYASSDSGTWRKNEKVNPDNLELKLPIFCCHPPVASAQIPAYMEQLCREYNELIEEGVIDPLILSAHFIFHFICISPFEYGNERIARLLLYFLLLKSKHSLVKYISLDKLIKKYETDYFESLKKSSANWDFQEYNITFILHCLLSIILEAYTLLDADYQMKKNKSDKIKVYIMKQEAPFTKEDIRTVFADVSQSTINKVFECLQKENAIKLLSRGRNAKWIKNATVS; this is encoded by the coding sequence ATGGTACAAACAACGGAGTTATTGTATAATTCAATGGAAAATAAAGGCGGAATAATGTCTTTTTTTGATGAAAAGTTCAAAAAATTATCACTCGATCTAGAAACGGTAAGCTTAATAGGAAAAATTAACTATTACAAAGGATGGCTGGAAGTTTATGAAAAAGAATTTCCATGCATTTTGGGAAATCTGCATAAAGCAATGAAAGTTCAACAGGCGCAGGACTTTTTTTCGATGCACAAAGACCTGAAAGTAACCAGCAAACGGTTAAAAGAACTATTAATTTATAACAAAGCGCCAAAAAGTACGATAGAAAATGAAATATCGTGTTGCTATGATACATTAACCTTTATCCATAATAAGTGTAAATACAGTACTATTGACCCAAGTTTTATTCTGGAAACTCACTTTCAACTCTTCAAATATGCTTCATCGGATAGCGGAACATGGAGAAAGAACGAAAAAGTAAATCCCGATAATCTGGAACTAAAATTACCTATTTTTTGTTGTCATCCGCCCGTAGCGTCTGCACAAATACCAGCATACATGGAACAGCTTTGCCGGGAATATAATGAGTTAATAGAGGAGGGAGTGATTGATCCCTTAATATTAAGTGCTCATTTTATTTTCCATTTTATTTGTATCTCCCCCTTTGAATATGGAAATGAAAGAATTGCACGCCTGCTTCTTTATTTTTTGCTCTTGAAAAGTAAACATTCCTTGGTGAAATACATTTCATTAGATAAATTAATAAAAAAATACGAAACCGATTACTTTGAATCGCTTAAAAAATCCTCTGCCAACTGGGATTTTCAAGAGTACAATATAACCTTCATCTTACATTGTCTGTTGAGTATCATTTTAGAAGCCTATACATTGCTGGATGCCGACTATCAAATGAAAAAAAATAAAAGTGATAAAATTAAAGTTTATATTATGAAGCAGGAAGCCCCTTTTACAAAAGAAGATATACGAACCGTATTTGCCGATGTGTCGCAAAGTACGATTAACAAAGTGTTTGAATGTCTCCAGAAAGAAAACGCCATAAAACTCCTCTCCCGGGGACGCAACGCAAAATGGATAAAAAACGCCACCGTCTCGTAA
- a CDS encoding ABC transporter permease — MKRFNSMVCITVIPLLIFVALFLIVPLFTMISGSLQADGGGGFTFDQYKEIFTNPYYGKAFENSILISLLSSLAGIAAAVFAAYAITRFPKPIQERMLVITNLTSNFAGIPLAFAFIVLLGNSGLFTLLFRQFGIDMAGAFNLYSWSGLTVIYVYFQLPLAIMLLYPLFHAIQDSWKEAAALLGAIPFQFWRRVGLPVLLPGLAGTFSILFANAMGAYASAYALTGSNYNLVPVRIGALVSGDIFARPELGSALGVLLGLTLLGAMLVNEWLTRQVRRDLP, encoded by the coding sequence ATGAAACGGTTCAACAGCATGGTATGCATCACCGTCATCCCGCTGCTCATTTTTGTGGCGCTGTTCCTCATCGTCCCGCTCTTCACGATGATATCGGGCAGCCTCCAAGCAGACGGCGGCGGCGGATTCACGTTCGATCAATACAAAGAAATATTTACGAACCCGTATTATGGGAAAGCCTTCGAGAACAGTATTCTCATCTCCTTGTTGTCAAGCTTGGCTGGCATTGCGGCCGCCGTGTTCGCCGCTTATGCGATCACCCGCTTCCCGAAGCCTATTCAGGAGCGCATGCTGGTCATCACGAACCTGACGTCGAACTTCGCCGGTATTCCGCTCGCGTTCGCCTTCATCGTGCTGCTCGGCAACAGCGGCCTGTTCACCTTGTTGTTCCGCCAATTCGGCATCGATATGGCAGGAGCCTTTAATTTGTATTCATGGTCGGGCCTGACGGTCATCTACGTGTACTTCCAGCTTCCGCTGGCCATTATGCTGCTATATCCTCTGTTCCACGCGATTCAGGACAGCTGGAAGGAAGCTGCGGCGCTGCTCGGGGCTATCCCGTTCCAATTCTGGAGACGCGTCGGTCTGCCGGTGCTGCTTCCGGGCCTCGCCGGGACATTCAGCATCCTATTCGCCAATGCGATGGGCGCGTATGCTTCGGCTTATGCGCTAACCGGCAGCAATTACAATCTCGTCCCGGTGCGCATCGGCGCGCTCGTCTCCGGGGATATCTTCGCCCGCCCGGAACTGGGAAGCGCCCTCGGCGTACTGCTCGGCCTGACGCTGCTTGGCGCGATGCTCGTCAATGAATGGCTGACACGCCAGGTTCGGAGGGATCTGCCATGA
- a CDS encoding ABC transporter ATP-binding protein produces the protein MSFVQIHQVTKTFAKQKVLDGIELHMKKGELVTLLGPSGCGKSTLLRILSGLTALDSGTIHIDGKEVTAVEPKHREIGMVFQSYALFPNLTVADNIGFGLAMKKLPRDAIRRAVDEMIELTGLQGKEKSFPRELSGGQQQRVALARSLVTKPKVLLLDEPLSALDAQIRKNLQRQLRTIQQELNMTTVLVTHDQEEAMTVSDHIYIMNAGRIVQHGTPQEIYTRPRSEFVARFIGSYNVWSADTLRCLAPECLRPDNRLYAIRPETLCADPLAGGIALTGTVSRMTMLGSMMRLELDVQGQLIVADHIHRDSAWLNTGATTTVYLDPKDVIPLHDATA, from the coding sequence ATGAGTTTTGTACAAATCCACCAAGTGACTAAGACGTTTGCCAAGCAGAAGGTGCTGGACGGCATCGAATTGCATATGAAAAAAGGAGAATTGGTCACCTTGCTCGGCCCAAGCGGCTGCGGTAAAAGCACCTTGCTCCGCATCTTGTCGGGCTTGACCGCGCTCGACAGCGGGACGATTCATATCGACGGCAAGGAGGTGACCGCAGTGGAGCCCAAGCATCGGGAGATAGGCATGGTATTCCAGTCGTATGCCCTGTTCCCGAACTTGACGGTAGCCGACAATATCGGCTTCGGGTTGGCCATGAAGAAGCTGCCCCGTGACGCCATCCGCCGCGCCGTCGACGAGATGATTGAGCTTACCGGCCTGCAGGGCAAGGAGAAGTCATTCCCGCGCGAGCTGTCCGGCGGACAGCAGCAGCGTGTCGCCCTCGCCCGCTCGCTCGTGACGAAGCCGAAGGTGCTGCTGCTGGATGAGCCGCTCAGCGCTCTTGATGCCCAGATTCGCAAAAACCTCCAGCGCCAGCTGCGCACCATACAGCAGGAATTAAATATGACGACCGTGCTCGTGACGCATGATCAGGAGGAGGCGATGACGGTCAGCGACCATATTTACATCATGAATGCCGGCCGTATCGTCCAGCACGGCACGCCGCAAGAGATCTATACCCGGCCGCGCAGCGAGTTCGTGGCCCGCTTCATCGGCAGCTATAACGTCTGGAGCGCCGATACGCTCCGCTGCCTGGCACCGGAATGCCTCCGGCCGGATAATAGGCTGTATGCCATTCGGCCAGAGACGCTCTGCGCCGATCCGCTTGCCGGCGGCATCGCGCTGACCGGCACCGTCAGCCGCATGACGATGCTTGGCAGCATGATGCGCCTGGAATTGGACGTGCAGGGCCAGCTTATCGTCGCGGATCATATCCACCGGGATTCGGCATGGTTGAACACCGGCGCCACGACGACGGTATATCTGGATCCGAAGGACGTGATTCCGCTTCATGATGCTACTGCCTGA
- a CDS encoding ABC transporter permease produces the protein MKRWAHSLPFIAFAAVLLYLFVPVCATLLYSMATSWNKTILPEGLTLHWFGQLFQDTRFVQAFGRSLLLSGAATFTAVLVIVPATFAIALYAPRLERWMQSLVMLTYAVPGVIMAVGLIRAYSGKGLSMIIIVFGAYVIGMLPFMYQGTRNSLRAVQAGSLMEAAELLGASRMTAFLRVIVPNIMPGILVSALLSFSLLFGEFVLINILVGGRFETMQLYLYAQLNTSGHIASAISVTYFILMGMLSAWIVKLTARASKPMAEPRDVETTTAAVPTAKAIMSKEAS, from the coding sequence ATGAAGCGATGGGCCCATTCACTGCCGTTCATCGCCTTCGCCGCGGTGCTTCTCTATTTGTTCGTTCCGGTATGCGCAACCCTGCTCTACTCGATGGCCACCTCATGGAACAAGACGATTTTGCCCGAAGGGTTGACGCTGCACTGGTTCGGCCAATTGTTCCAGGATACACGCTTCGTGCAGGCATTCGGACGTTCTCTGCTGCTTAGCGGGGCCGCCACCTTCACCGCTGTTCTCGTCATTGTACCGGCTACGTTCGCCATTGCGCTCTATGCGCCAAGGCTGGAGCGCTGGATGCAATCGCTCGTCATGCTGACGTATGCCGTTCCTGGAGTCATCATGGCCGTTGGATTGATTCGGGCCTATTCGGGCAAGGGCCTCTCGATGATTATCATTGTGTTCGGGGCCTATGTCATCGGCATGCTCCCCTTCATGTATCAAGGCACACGGAACAGCCTGCGCGCGGTGCAGGCCGGTTCGCTCATGGAAGCGGCCGAGTTGCTTGGCGCTAGCCGCATGACCGCCTTCCTGCGCGTTATCGTGCCGAACATCATGCCCGGCATTCTCGTCTCGGCGCTGCTCTCCTTCTCACTACTGTTCGGGGAGTTCGTACTCATCAATATACTCGTCGGAGGCCGGTTCGAGACAATGCAGCTATACTTGTACGCCCAACTGAACACAAGCGGGCATATCGCAAGCGCCATTTCGGTCACGTACTTCATCCTGATGGGAATGCTTAGCGCATGGATTGTGAAGCTGACCGCGCGCGCATCCAAGCCCATGGCGGAGCCGCGCGATGTCGAGACGACAACTGCAGCCGTTCCAACGGCGAAAGCCATAATGAGCAAGGAGGCTTCGTAA
- a CDS encoding GntR family transcriptional regulator, with amino-acid sequence MASTSLIQTAYDYIRGQIMLGEFMPGTLLSENELAETLNMSRTPVRAAVAQLEYEGLAVSLKNRGILVKELSMKEALDMIEIMYTFQLYALNHIESQGDRPDLKKLKEYLDLQLEATRQGAYHLYVDNTLRFTQCFISVTNNNTMLKIMEAHTSKLVLYSTINYKITPHEPHYSGNKVNQSVYDALLAEDYDRIRAIFTEAHSYNRERMLRSGRI; translated from the coding sequence ATGGCTTCTACTTCGTTAATACAGACCGCTTACGACTATATCCGGGGACAAATTATGTTGGGGGAGTTTATGCCCGGCACCTTGTTGTCCGAGAATGAGCTTGCGGAGACGTTGAATATGAGCCGGACGCCGGTCCGGGCAGCGGTCGCTCAGCTTGAATATGAGGGCTTGGCCGTGTCACTGAAAAATCGGGGCATCCTTGTTAAGGAACTGTCGATGAAGGAAGCGCTGGACATGATCGAGATTATGTATACGTTCCAGCTCTATGCGCTGAACCATATCGAGTCGCAAGGGGATCGGCCGGACTTGAAGAAATTGAAGGAATATCTGGACTTGCAGCTGGAGGCGACCCGACAAGGGGCTTATCACCTCTATGTGGACAATACATTGCGGTTCACCCAGTGCTTTATATCGGTTACGAATAATAATACAATGTTAAAAATTATGGAAGCTCATACAAGCAAGCTGGTGCTTTATTCAACCATCAATTATAAAATTACGCCGCATGAACCGCACTATTCCGGGAACAAGGTCAATCAATCCGTCTATGATGCCCTGCTTGCGGAGGACTACGATCGAATCCGGGCGATTTTTACAGAAGCGCATAGCTATAACAGGGAGCGTATGCTCCGTTCGGGCAGAATATAG
- the phnC gene encoding phosphonate ABC transporter ATP-binding protein → MTTLLTIQNLKKRYNGGTIALDGINLEVKTAEFIAVIGPSGAGKSTLLRCINRLIEPSEGSISFQGQRIDQMKAKELRQARSRIGMIFQHYNLVNRLSVLENVLHGRLGYMSSLAGVFNRYSEADKQDAIALLQKVGLDKEVYKRADELSGGQKQRVGVCRALAQKPKLILADEPIASLDPRSSAVVMDAIHRNCTEQGIACLVNLHQVETAKQYASRIVGIKGGKIVFDGPPQALTDYHTSLIYEGKEHEMFHQTQEAM, encoded by the coding sequence ATGACGACACTCTTAACGATACAAAATTTAAAAAAACGGTATAACGGCGGAACCATTGCGCTCGATGGCATCAATCTGGAAGTCAAGACTGCCGAATTCATCGCCGTCATTGGCCCGAGCGGAGCCGGGAAATCGACCCTGCTGCGCTGTATTAACCGGCTCATCGAACCATCGGAAGGAAGCATTTCCTTTCAAGGGCAGCGCATTGATCAGATGAAGGCCAAGGAACTGCGGCAGGCGCGTTCCCGCATCGGGATGATATTTCAGCATTATAATCTGGTGAACCGGCTCAGCGTGCTGGAGAATGTCCTGCATGGAAGACTTGGCTATATGAGCTCCCTGGCCGGGGTATTCAACCGGTATAGCGAAGCGGATAAGCAGGACGCGATTGCTCTGCTGCAGAAGGTCGGCCTGGACAAGGAAGTGTACAAGCGTGCAGATGAACTGTCTGGCGGTCAAAAGCAGCGTGTTGGCGTCTGCCGCGCGCTTGCTCAGAAGCCGAAGCTGATCCTGGCGGATGAACCGATTGCTTCCCTGGACCCGCGCTCGTCGGCTGTCGTCATGGACGCGATTCACCGCAACTGTACCGAGCAAGGCATCGCCTGCCTCGTTAATCTCCATCAGGTGGAGACGGCCAAGCAGTATGCCAGCCGAATTGTCGGCATTAAGGGCGGCAAGATTGTATTTGACGGCCCTCCGCAAGCATTGACCGATTATCATACTTCGTTGATTTACGAAGGCAAAGAGCATGAAATGTTCCATCAAACCCAAGAAGCCATGTAG
- a CDS encoding PhnE/PtxC family ABC transporter permease, protein MKIPIAHKPTQRKQQLFFLGMLVFFIPCLLYLKLSWPQLMDGVSRVPDIARQFLQFSFAELPALLAELLTSVVVAFLCVSISVVFALFLAFFMADNTAPNQLFAQLLRACVVVIRTIPTTIWVLLAVASMGFGPMAGVLGLLFPTVSFLIKVFADKIDEAGKDTVEAIRATGGTWWHVVFNGVLPNLLTAFLALIAFKFEMTVAETVILGMVGAGGIGVLLQEYISYYEFAPLMLGVLVVFTTLFLLEMLTNQIRIRLVGRGR, encoded by the coding sequence ATGAAAATTCCAATCGCCCATAAACCTACGCAACGCAAACAACAGTTGTTCTTCCTGGGCATGCTCGTATTCTTTATCCCATGCCTGCTTTATTTGAAGCTTAGCTGGCCGCAATTGATGGACGGAGTCAGCCGAGTACCGGATATTGCCCGTCAGTTCCTGCAGTTTTCCTTCGCCGAGCTGCCGGCACTGCTTGCCGAATTGCTGACCTCGGTGGTCGTCGCTTTTCTTTGCGTCAGCATTAGCGTCGTCTTTGCTTTATTTCTTGCCTTTTTTATGGCGGACAACACCGCTCCGAATCAGCTATTTGCGCAACTATTGCGTGCTTGCGTCGTCGTCATCCGTACGATTCCTACGACGATTTGGGTGCTGCTAGCCGTCGCCAGCATGGGATTCGGACCGATGGCCGGCGTGCTCGGGCTGCTTTTCCCTACCGTGTCCTTCCTGATCAAAGTGTTCGCCGACAAAATAGACGAAGCTGGCAAAGATACGGTGGAGGCGATTCGGGCAACGGGCGGCACTTGGTGGCATGTCGTGTTCAATGGAGTTCTTCCCAATCTGCTTACTGCTTTCTTGGCTTTGATCGCCTTTAAGTTTGAGATGACCGTCGCGGAGACCGTCATTTTGGGAATGGTCGGCGCAGGAGGAATTGGCGTGCTGCTCCAGGAGTACATCAGCTACTATGAATTTGCACCGCTTATGCTGGGCGTTCTGGTCGTATTCACGACACTGTTCCTGTTGGAGATGCTTACCAATCAAATACGTATCCGCCTTGTCGGGCGTGGACGATGA
- the phnE gene encoding phosphonate ABC transporter, permease protein PhnE — MRAEIGIRQRKIKRRLSLLLLAAALVFSIWYIKFDILTFVTGIPIFLRFLFVDFMPPNVSDISRYLKPVLDTLAFGIVATFISSFLGLAAAFLMAHNTSPHPAVRMALRGVVSFLRNVPFLVWASILVVLFGVGTMPGVFSLILFGFGFLARVYAEAIEEIDRHAVEAVDACGATYFQRLRQAVIPQFMPGYISWTLFMFEITIRASAVLGLVGAGGIGSQIKLTMDLFQYSKTATVITILILMILAVEFLTKRIRERLI; from the coding sequence ATGCGCGCTGAAATAGGGATAAGGCAAAGGAAGATCAAGCGGCGTCTCTCGCTTCTCCTCCTTGCTGCCGCCCTGGTCTTTTCCATATGGTATATCAAGTTTGATATATTGACGTTTGTCACCGGCATTCCGATTTTTCTTCGCTTTCTGTTCGTGGACTTCATGCCGCCGAATGTGTCGGATATCTCCCGATATTTGAAACCGGTACTGGATACGCTTGCTTTCGGGATCGTGGCAACCTTCATTTCATCCTTTCTCGGGTTGGCCGCGGCTTTTCTTATGGCGCACAATACGTCGCCTCATCCCGCTGTACGAATGGCGCTGCGCGGCGTGGTCTCCTTTCTGCGCAACGTTCCGTTTCTGGTGTGGGCGTCCATACTCGTCGTTCTGTTCGGAGTCGGCACGATGCCAGGCGTATTCTCACTCATTCTGTTCGGGTTCGGATTTCTTGCCCGCGTGTACGCGGAGGCGATTGAAGAGATCGACCGCCATGCCGTGGAAGCCGTTGACGCATGCGGCGCGACCTATTTCCAAAGGCTGAGGCAAGCGGTCATTCCCCAGTTCATGCCTGGCTATATTTCCTGGACATTGTTCATGTTCGAGATTACGATACGTGCATCTGCCGTGCTCGGACTTGTGGGCGCAGGCGGAATCGGGAGCCAGATCAAGCTGACCATGGATTTGTTCCAATACAGCAAAACGGCTACCGTCATCACGATATTAATTTTGATGATTTTGGCGGTTGAATTTCTGACGAAGCGGATAAGGGAGCGTTTAATTTAA
- a CDS encoding DeoR/GlpR family DNA-binding transcription regulator → MMLLPEERRQYILEQMHRHGKIQVTALAAALAVTPETIRRDLDELEAKHMLKRVYGGAVAYSHEKREPHFDSKRSMEHAAKQAIGEAAAALIQDGDTIAIDVGTTTAELARAIRGVIGITIVTNSLPAAEVLMERLESGLFAGKVILLGGVTHPEQKSITGALTCELLTRFHFDKAFISCGGMTRTAITDYDMEESICSTTMIQQSDDVYVLGDHTKLGVTQLYRICGMEQVNAVICSAPMPEEWARSGADLGWIKAERGSERSA, encoded by the coding sequence ATGATGCTACTGCCTGAGGAACGAAGACAGTATATTTTGGAGCAAATGCATCGGCATGGCAAAATCCAGGTGACCGCCCTCGCCGCCGCGTTGGCGGTCACGCCGGAGACGATTCGCCGCGACCTGGACGAATTGGAGGCGAAGCATATGCTCAAGCGGGTGTACGGTGGAGCCGTCGCCTACTCTCATGAGAAGCGGGAGCCCCATTTCGACAGCAAGAGAAGCATGGAGCATGCGGCGAAGCAAGCGATCGGAGAAGCGGCAGCCGCGCTCATTCAGGACGGGGACACGATCGCCATCGACGTCGGTACGACCACGGCCGAGCTGGCCCGAGCCATTCGGGGCGTCATCGGCATTACGATCGTGACGAATTCGCTGCCTGCGGCAGAGGTGCTGATGGAGCGGCTCGAATCCGGATTATTTGCCGGCAAGGTCATCCTCCTCGGAGGCGTCACCCACCCGGAACAAAAATCGATCACCGGCGCTTTAACCTGCGAGCTGCTGACGCGGTTCCATTTCGATAAAGCGTTCATCTCCTGCGGCGGGATGACGCGCACAGCCATCACCGACTACGATATGGAAGAATCCATTTGCTCGACGACCATGATCCAGCAGTCAGACGATGTGTACGTGCTTGGCGATCATACGAAGTTGGGAGTGACGCAGCTATATCGCATTTGTGGAATGGAGCAAGTCAACGCCGTCATCTGCAGCGCGCCGATGCCGGAGGAATGGGCGCGTTCAGGCGCTGACCTCGGATGGATAAAGGCGGAAAGAGGAAGCGAACGAAGCGCATGA
- a CDS encoding ADP-ribosyltransferase, with translation MKKKFYCSLVLSLALASAAIGGNAAYAIGGAGSSNYYRYEVIDSRSAKDFNEDRKAAEKWGNKEYKAWNKKLNASEKELVKEYTGNAKPFNTYLRANEGKLGFKPDIDKKIVKLDEALKKSTVSETVLVYRGDDTSIFGKEFQNSLYQGNKVDRELFRKLRDQYQGKTKTEYGYLSTSLVSNQQFAMRPILTTLKVPKGAHAGYVDNISLYKGQYELLLPRNTKIRIDKMYIIVNKGSETIKIEATVLP, from the coding sequence ATGAAGAAAAAGTTTTATTGCAGTCTTGTTTTAAGTTTGGCTTTAGCATCAGCAGCAATTGGTGGCAATGCAGCGTATGCGATTGGCGGTGCGGGATCAAGCAACTACTATCGTTATGAAGTGATAGATTCCCGTTCAGCCAAAGATTTTAATGAAGACAGAAAAGCAGCAGAAAAGTGGGGGAATAAAGAATACAAAGCCTGGAACAAAAAACTGAACGCAAGCGAAAAGGAACTCGTTAAAGAGTATACGGGGAATGCCAAGCCCTTTAATACTTATCTGCGGGCTAATGAAGGCAAATTAGGTTTTAAACCGGACATCGATAAAAAGATTGTGAAATTAGATGAAGCATTAAAGAAATCAACTGTAAGTGAAACGGTACTGGTATACAGAGGCGATGACACTTCTATTTTCGGTAAAGAGTTTCAAAATTCTCTATATCAGGGAAATAAAGTGGATAGAGAGTTGTTTAGAAAGTTAAGGGATCAATACCAGGGAAAAACAAAAACAGAGTACGGATACTTGAGTACATCCCTTGTTTCTAATCAGCAGTTTGCAATGAGACCTATTTTAACCACATTAAAAGTACCCAAGGGAGCCCATGCCGGTTATGTGGATAACATTAGCCTCTATAAGGGGCAATATGAGCTCTTGTTGCCGAGAAATACAAAGATCAGAATAGATAAAATGTATATTATAGTAAATAAAGGCAGCGAAACTATAAAAATTGAGGCTACTGTACTGCCCTAA